A window from Aeromonas rivipollensis encodes these proteins:
- the thiQ gene encoding thiamine ABC transporter ATP-binding protein, whose translation MLNIDELVTSYPDWRVSFSATLPRGEITALIGPSGAGKSTLLGMIAGFVPVESGRLSFDGVDLLPLGPAERPVTTLFQDHNLFLHLSVFDNIAIGLHPGLRLNPAQRQQVKQGAERVGLGEMLARLPEQLSGGQQQRVGLARALVRGKPLLLLDEPFSALDPALRREMLAEVARLACEQGITVLMVSHNPEDAQLIADQVLFVDEGRIALQGKPDILQDSEHPGLLRYLGRTQG comes from the coding sequence ATGCTGAACATCGATGAACTGGTCACCAGCTACCCGGATTGGCGCGTCAGCTTCAGCGCGACCCTGCCCAGGGGGGAGATCACCGCCCTGATAGGGCCAAGCGGCGCCGGCAAGTCCACCCTGCTCGGGATGATCGCCGGCTTCGTGCCGGTGGAGTCCGGCCGTCTCAGTTTCGATGGTGTCGATCTGCTGCCGCTCGGTCCCGCCGAGCGGCCGGTCACCACCCTGTTTCAGGATCACAACCTCTTCCTGCACCTCTCCGTATTCGACAACATCGCCATCGGCCTGCACCCGGGCCTGCGCCTGAACCCGGCCCAGCGCCAGCAGGTGAAGCAGGGCGCAGAGCGGGTCGGTCTTGGCGAGATGCTGGCGCGGCTGCCGGAGCAGCTCTCCGGCGGCCAGCAACAGCGGGTCGGGCTGGCCCGCGCCCTGGTGCGGGGCAAGCCCCTGCTGCTGCTGGATGAGCCCTTCTCGGCCCTGGATCCCGCCCTGCGCCGGGAGATGCTGGCGGAAGTGGCCCGCCTCGCCTGCGAGCAGGGCATCACAGTGCTCATGGTGTCCCACAACCCTGAGGATGCCCAACTCATCGCCGATCAGGTGTTGTTCGTGGATGAAGGCCGCATCGCTCTGCAGGGCAAACCCGACATACTGCAAGACAGCGAGCACCCCGGGCTGTTGCGCTACCTTGGCCGTACGCAAGGGTGA
- a CDS encoding adenosylcobalamin-dependent ribonucleoside-diphosphate reductase — translation MAKSNPVLESGPGSALIPMQETSLEIWDSKYRLKSKDGAPIDGTIDETYQRVARALAAQESEPDAWYDSFLWALRNGAIPAGRITSNAGAFEHKPATSTINCTVSGTIEDSMDDILGKVHEAGLTLKAGCGIGYDFSTLRPRGAFVSGAGAYTSGPLSFMDIYDKMCFTVSSAGGRRGAQMGTMDIRHPDVIEFIQAKREDGRLRQFNLSLLITEEFVKAVKEDAPWRLIFPYTAKEVEQDGIVLDDPEQVLWADWPNKEGVVINALGQVACKVYKTLPARKLWNVIMTSTYDYAEPGFILIDKVNQMNNNWFCEEIRATNPCGEQPLPPYGACLLGSVNLTKFVREPFTERAAFDWQAFRKVVAIFTRMLDNVVEINQLPLPRQREEITAKRRHGMGFLGLGSTLTMLQIKYGSAASVAFTEQVSQELAMTGWQESLRLAKEKGPAPIMEQEFEVTGKMLRLRPEMAADGIKLGDKVKGKVLHARYSRYMQQVAEVDPALVAALAETGGRFTHHSSIAPTGTISLSLANNASNGIEPSFAHHYSRNVIKAGKKSKESVDVYSFELLAYRELINAAAMPYTEDEACRLPDYFITADDISPAQHVDIQAAAQRWIDSSISKTANVPTDFPFEQFKDIYMYASDSGLKGCTTFRFNPEAFQGVLVKEKDLENTQYEFTLEDGSVITVKGNEEIEYDGELHTAANLYDALKEGYYGKF, via the coding sequence ATGGCTAAATCCAACCCTGTGCTGGAGAGTGGACCCGGCTCTGCCCTCATCCCCATGCAGGAAACCTCCCTCGAGATCTGGGACAGCAAGTATCGCCTCAAGAGCAAGGATGGGGCGCCTATCGACGGCACCATAGACGAGACTTATCAGCGGGTTGCCCGTGCGCTGGCGGCGCAGGAGAGCGAGCCCGATGCCTGGTATGACTCCTTCCTGTGGGCGCTGCGCAATGGCGCCATCCCTGCGGGTCGCATCACCTCCAATGCCGGGGCCTTCGAGCACAAGCCGGCCACCTCGACCATCAACTGCACAGTGTCCGGCACCATCGAGGATTCGATGGATGACATTCTCGGCAAGGTGCATGAGGCCGGCCTGACCCTGAAAGCGGGCTGTGGCATAGGCTATGACTTCTCGACCCTGCGCCCGCGCGGTGCCTTCGTCTCCGGTGCCGGGGCCTATACCTCGGGCCCGCTCTCCTTCATGGATATCTACGACAAGATGTGTTTCACCGTCTCGTCGGCGGGCGGTCGCCGTGGCGCCCAGATGGGCACCATGGATATCCGTCACCCTGATGTGATCGAGTTTATCCAGGCCAAGCGGGAAGATGGCCGTCTGCGTCAGTTCAACCTCTCCCTGCTGATCACCGAAGAGTTCGTCAAGGCAGTGAAGGAGGATGCTCCCTGGCGGCTCATCTTCCCCTACACCGCCAAAGAGGTGGAGCAGGACGGCATAGTCCTTGACGATCCCGAGCAGGTGCTCTGGGCCGACTGGCCGAACAAGGAAGGGGTGGTGATCAACGCGCTTGGGCAGGTGGCCTGCAAGGTCTACAAGACCCTGCCCGCGCGCAAGCTGTGGAACGTCATCATGACCTCCACCTATGACTATGCGGAGCCCGGTTTCATCCTGATCGACAAGGTCAATCAGATGAACAACAACTGGTTCTGCGAGGAGATCCGCGCCACCAACCCCTGCGGTGAACAGCCCTTGCCCCCCTATGGCGCCTGCCTGCTGGGGTCGGTCAATCTGACCAAGTTTGTGCGCGAGCCCTTCACCGAGCGTGCCGCCTTCGACTGGCAGGCGTTTCGCAAGGTAGTGGCCATCTTCACCCGCATGCTGGACAACGTGGTAGAGATCAACCAGTTGCCATTGCCCAGGCAGCGCGAGGAGATCACCGCCAAGCGCCGTCACGGCATGGGCTTCCTCGGCCTGGGGTCGACCCTCACCATGCTGCAGATAAAATACGGCTCTGCTGCATCAGTGGCCTTCACCGAGCAGGTCTCCCAGGAGCTGGCCATGACCGGCTGGCAGGAGTCCCTGCGCCTGGCGAAAGAGAAGGGCCCTGCCCCCATCATGGAGCAGGAGTTCGAGGTGACCGGCAAGATGCTGCGGCTGCGCCCCGAGATGGCGGCCGATGGCATCAAGCTGGGCGACAAGGTGAAGGGCAAGGTGCTGCATGCGCGCTACAGCCGCTACATGCAGCAGGTGGCCGAGGTGGATCCCGCTCTGGTGGCCGCGCTGGCCGAAACCGGTGGTCGTTTCACCCACCACAGCAGCATAGCGCCGACCGGCACCATCTCGTTGTCGCTGGCCAACAACGCCAGCAACGGCATAGAGCCGAGCTTCGCCCATCACTACAGCCGCAACGTCATCAAGGCGGGCAAGAAGAGCAAGGAGAGCGTGGATGTCTACTCCTTCGAGCTGCTGGCCTACCGGGAGCTCATCAACGCCGCTGCCATGCCTTACACCGAGGATGAGGCCTGCCGTCTGCCGGATTACTTCATCACAGCCGACGACATCAGCCCGGCCCAGCACGTGGACATCCAGGCCGCGGCCCAGCGCTGGATAGATTCGTCCATCTCCAAGACTGCCAACGTACCGACCGACTTCCCGTTCGAGCAGTTCAAGGATATCTACATGTATGCCTCGGACTCCGGGCTCAAGGGCTGCACCACCTTCCGCTTCAACCCCGAAGCCTTCCAGGGGGTGCTGGTGAAGGAGAAGGATCTGGAGAACACTCAGTACGAGTTCACTCTGGAGGATGGCTCTGTCATCACGGTGAAGGGCAACGAAGAGATCGAATACGATGGCGAGCTGCACACCGCCGCCAACCTCTATGACGCCTTGAAAGAAGGCTATTACGGCAAATTCTGA
- the erpA gene encoding iron-sulfur cluster insertion protein ErpA, giving the protein MSAVAEAPLPIQMTDAAANKVKTLITEEENPELKLRVYITGGGCSGFQYGFTFDEKINDGDTVVEKSGVTMVIDPMSLQYLVGGSVDYTEGLEGSRFTVTNPNASTTCGCGSSFSI; this is encoded by the coding sequence ATGAGTGCAGTAGCAGAAGCCCCGTTGCCAATCCAGATGACGGATGCGGCGGCGAACAAGGTAAAGACCTTGATTACCGAAGAAGAAAATCCCGAGCTCAAGTTGCGGGTCTACATCACAGGGGGGGGCTGCTCCGGTTTCCAGTACGGTTTCACCTTTGACGAAAAGATCAACGACGGGGATACCGTGGTCGAGAAGAGCGGCGTGACCATGGTGATCGATCCCATGAGCCTGCAGTATCTGGTTGGGGGTAGCGTGGACTACACCGAAGGTCTGGAGGGCTCCCGCTTTACCGTGACCAACCCCAACGCCTCGACCACCTGTGGCTGTGGCTCCAGCTTCTCCATCTGA
- the hemL gene encoding glutamate-1-semialdehyde 2,1-aminomutase, producing the protein MSKSDQLFEQARQTIPGGVNSPVRAFNGVGGTPRFIDHADGAYLYDVDGQAYVDYIGSWGPMLLGHNHPAIKAAVIKAVEKGLSYGAPTEIEVLMAEKVRQIVPSMEQVRMVNSGTEATMSAIRLARGYTGRDKIVKFEGCYHGHADSLLVKAGSGALTLGQPNSPGVPADFAKHTLTCVFNDLDSVREAFTQYGSEIACIIVEPVAGNMNCIPPVPGFLEGLRAICDEFSALLILDEVMTGFRVSLRGAQGHYNIDPDLTTLGKIIGAGMPVGAFGGKKKVMQYIAPTGPVYQAGTLSGNPVAMAAGLAMLDLLLEPGLYEQLSAKTARVAEGLKAAAAKHGIPLAITYVGGMFGFFFTEETEITRYEQVTRCDMERFKRFYHLMLEEGVYLAPSAYEAGFLSLAHGDKEIEHTLAAAERSFARLAG; encoded by the coding sequence ATGTCAAAATCAGATCAGCTGTTTGAACAGGCCCGCCAGACCATTCCGGGCGGCGTCAACTCACCGGTCCGCGCCTTCAATGGGGTCGGCGGCACACCCCGCTTCATCGATCACGCCGATGGCGCCTACCTCTATGACGTGGATGGCCAGGCCTATGTGGACTACATCGGCTCCTGGGGCCCCATGCTGCTGGGTCACAACCACCCGGCCATCAAGGCCGCCGTCATCAAGGCGGTGGAGAAGGGACTGAGCTACGGCGCGCCGACCGAGATCGAAGTGCTGATGGCCGAGAAGGTACGCCAGATAGTGCCCTCCATGGAGCAGGTGCGTATGGTCAACTCCGGCACAGAGGCCACCATGAGCGCCATCCGCCTCGCCCGCGGCTACACCGGCCGGGACAAGATCGTCAAATTCGAGGGTTGCTACCACGGCCACGCCGACTCCCTGCTGGTGAAGGCAGGTTCCGGCGCACTGACCCTGGGTCAGCCCAACAGCCCGGGCGTGCCTGCCGATTTCGCCAAGCACACTCTCACCTGTGTATTCAACGATCTGGACTCGGTGCGCGAAGCCTTCACCCAGTACGGCAGCGAGATCGCCTGCATCATAGTCGAGCCGGTGGCGGGCAACATGAACTGCATCCCGCCGGTGCCCGGCTTCCTGGAAGGGCTGCGCGCCATCTGCGACGAGTTCAGCGCCCTGCTGATCCTGGACGAAGTAATGACCGGCTTCCGGGTCTCCCTGCGCGGCGCCCAGGGTCACTACAACATAGATCCCGACCTCACCACCCTCGGCAAGATCATCGGTGCCGGCATGCCGGTGGGCGCCTTCGGCGGCAAGAAGAAGGTGATGCAATACATAGCCCCGACCGGCCCCGTCTATCAGGCGGGCACCCTCTCCGGCAACCCGGTGGCCATGGCTGCGGGTCTGGCCATGCTGGACTTGCTGCTGGAGCCGGGTCTCTATGAGCAGCTGAGCGCCAAGACGGCCCGGGTGGCGGAAGGACTGAAAGCCGCCGCTGCCAAACACGGCATCCCGCTCGCCATCACCTACGTGGGCGGCATGTTCGGCTTCTTCTTCACCGAAGAGACCGAGATCACCCGCTATGAGCAGGTGACCCGCTGCGATATGGAACGCTTCAAGCGCTTCTACCATCTGATGCTGGAAGAGGGTGTCTATCTGGCGCCGAGCGCCTATGAGGCGGGCTTCCTGTCACTGGCCCACGGTGACAAGGAGATCGAACACACCCTGGCCGCCGCCGAGCGCAGCTTCGCCAGACTGGCGGGCTGA
- a CDS encoding sulfite exporter TauE/SafE family protein: MLVTFLRLLFIGCALVFIFMLVHAWWHKRRRGELESTPFWPVAAIGFVANFLDTLGVGSFAVKTACYKQFKLIDDRLLPGTLNGQCVLPTVTQSLIFIGVVKVDPLTLISMMAAAAAGAAWGARHVASFDRQTIRLVMAVSLLVVAGLIFAGLLGLFPLGGEAMGLSGYKLGIALAGNFLFGVLMNVGIGLFAPCMTLVYLLGMNPLAAFPIMMGSTAVLSVFSAGTFIRKGAFDARAVLAVALFGPIGVVLAAMLVQSMDMEMLKWLVAFIVIYTSWTMYASWQAARRQPESRLAGAASS, from the coding sequence ATGCTTGTCACTTTTCTGCGCCTGTTGTTTATCGGCTGCGCCCTGGTCTTTATCTTCATGCTGGTCCACGCCTGGTGGCACAAGCGGCGCCGGGGCGAGCTGGAGTCCACTCCCTTCTGGCCGGTGGCGGCCATCGGCTTCGTCGCCAACTTTCTCGACACCCTTGGGGTCGGCAGCTTCGCCGTCAAGACCGCCTGCTACAAGCAGTTCAAGCTGATCGACGACCGCCTGCTGCCGGGCACCCTCAACGGTCAGTGCGTGCTGCCGACGGTCACCCAGTCCCTCATCTTCATCGGCGTGGTCAAGGTGGATCCGCTCACTCTCATCAGCATGATGGCCGCCGCCGCCGCGGGCGCCGCCTGGGGGGCCCGTCATGTGGCCTCGTTCGATCGCCAGACCATCAGGCTGGTGATGGCGGTCTCCCTGCTGGTGGTGGCCGGGCTCATCTTCGCCGGGCTGCTGGGGCTCTTCCCCCTCGGTGGCGAGGCCATGGGGCTCAGTGGCTACAAGCTGGGGATAGCCCTTGCCGGCAACTTCCTGTTCGGTGTGCTGATGAATGTGGGCATAGGGCTGTTCGCCCCCTGCATGACGCTGGTCTATCTGCTGGGGATGAACCCGCTGGCGGCCTTCCCCATCATGATGGGCTCCACCGCCGTGCTCAGTGTCTTCTCGGCGGGCACCTTCATCCGCAAGGGGGCCTTCGATGCTAGGGCCGTGCTGGCGGTGGCTCTCTTCGGCCCTATCGGTGTGGTGCTGGCGGCCATGCTGGTACAGTCCATGGACATGGAGATGCTCAAATGGCTGGTGGCCTTCATCGTCATCTACACCTCCTGGACCATGTACGCCTCCTGGCAGGCTGCGCGCCGTCAGCCCGAGTCTCGGCTGGCCGGTGCCGCCAGCTCGTAG
- the clcA gene encoding H(+)/Cl(-) exchange transporter ClcA produces the protein MVQQAIPPREATAQGRPPVLQRLILRDKMPLLVLLLAALVGLLAGLVCGLFESGVHWLAQQRVLLLADRPWWQLGLLGFGFSALLGFVGYFLTHTFAPEAGGSGIPEIEGAMDELRPVRWWRVLPVKFFGGICTLSSGMVLGREGPSVQIGGNLGKMVADIFRLPKEHGHALLAAGAAGGLAAAFNAPLAGILFVMEEMRPQFRYSFLAIKAVGISAVMATLMLQNMKGQAPVISLPHYDAPALKALWLFLFMGGCFGVLGFVFNKLVLACQDGYLALHQNKRHRFVAIGMLVAGIFGVLSLFAPSVTGGGTELIPHLVGGDFAMATLFLIFSVRLIATLVCFCSGAPGGVFAPTLALGTLFGVVFGHLFHAAFPDLGIEPGAFAIAGMGALFAATVRAPITGIVLVTEMTDNYQLILPMMITTIGATLVAQWLGGRPIYSQILERTLRLAARQKRGDGSVAAS, from the coding sequence ATGGTGCAACAAGCTATCCCCCCTCGCGAGGCGACCGCACAAGGTCGCCCTCCTGTCCTGCAGCGCCTGATCCTGCGGGACAAGATGCCGCTGCTGGTGCTACTGCTGGCCGCCCTGGTCGGTCTTCTTGCCGGACTGGTCTGCGGGTTGTTTGAATCCGGTGTGCACTGGCTGGCACAGCAGCGAGTCCTGCTGCTGGCGGATCGCCCCTGGTGGCAACTCGGTCTGCTCGGCTTTGGTTTCAGCGCCCTGCTGGGATTTGTCGGCTACTTCCTCACTCACACCTTCGCCCCGGAAGCGGGCGGCTCCGGCATTCCCGAGATCGAAGGGGCCATGGACGAGCTGCGCCCGGTGCGCTGGTGGCGGGTCTTGCCGGTCAAGTTCTTCGGCGGTATCTGCACCCTGAGTTCCGGCATGGTATTGGGGCGGGAGGGACCCTCGGTACAGATCGGCGGCAACCTCGGCAAGATGGTGGCGGATATCTTCCGGCTTCCCAAGGAGCATGGTCATGCCTTGCTGGCGGCGGGGGCGGCGGGAGGACTTGCCGCCGCCTTCAACGCGCCGTTGGCGGGGATACTCTTCGTGATGGAGGAGATGCGGCCGCAGTTTCGTTACTCCTTCCTCGCCATCAAGGCGGTGGGGATCTCGGCCGTGATGGCGACCCTGATGCTGCAGAACATGAAGGGGCAGGCCCCTGTCATCAGCCTGCCCCACTACGATGCCCCGGCCCTGAAGGCGCTCTGGCTCTTCCTCTTCATGGGGGGCTGTTTCGGCGTGCTGGGCTTCGTGTTCAACAAGCTGGTGCTCGCCTGCCAGGATGGCTATCTGGCTCTGCACCAGAACAAGCGTCACCGCTTCGTCGCCATCGGCATGCTGGTGGCAGGCATCTTCGGCGTGCTCTCGCTGTTTGCCCCCTCGGTGACCGGTGGGGGAACCGAGTTGATCCCTCATCTGGTGGGGGGCGACTTTGCGATGGCGACCCTCTTCCTCATCTTCTCGGTGCGACTGATTGCCACCCTCGTCTGTTTTTGTTCAGGCGCCCCCGGCGGCGTCTTCGCCCCGACCCTGGCACTCGGCACCCTGTTCGGGGTGGTCTTCGGCCACCTGTTCCATGCGGCCTTCCCCGATCTGGGCATAGAGCCCGGCGCCTTTGCCATCGCTGGCATGGGGGCGCTCTTTGCCGCCACTGTGCGGGCTCCCATCACCGGTATAGTGCTGGTGACCGAGATGACGGACAACTATCAGCTGATCCTGCCCATGATGATCACCACCATAGGGGCCACCCTGGTGGCGCAGTGGTTAGGAGGGCGTCCCATCTATTCCCAGATCCTGGAGCGAACTTTACGGCTTGCGGCGCGTCAAAAGCGGGGAGACGGCAGCGTGGCTGCCAGTTAA
- a CDS encoding PhoH family protein yields MDNTDRKLFILDTNVLLHEPLAIYSFKEHDVLIPMTVLEELDNIKDRQKDVSRDARVAIRALEDVFRDANPEQIVQGVALAGEASGHISIFSDHHLPQDAEVFTDKEADNRIINAALYLQKHEMKRQVVLVTKDINMRLKAKGAGLAHVEDYRSDQLIDDIRLLAKGFQVVPGSFWERVGECDSETHGRDTVHVIDSNLLEGVHVNQYLLDEENFFAARVLSHDGNKIRLKDLGRERLMSRKAWGVHPKNIYQGMALDALLDPHIELVILTGPAGCGKTLLAMAAALELVIEKGIYEKVIVTRNTPEIAESIGFLPGTEEEKMMPWLAAVTDTLEVLHKQDENMSGSLSYIMEKANIQFKSVNFMRGRSIQNTFVLLDECQNLTASQIKTIITRCGEGTKIVCSGNLAQIDSNYLSPVTSGLTYIVERFKDFDGSANIFLNGVVRSRLASFAEENL; encoded by the coding sequence ATGGACAACACGGACCGAAAGCTGTTTATCTTGGATACCAACGTTCTGCTTCACGAACCCCTCGCCATTTACTCCTTCAAAGAGCACGACGTGCTCATCCCCATGACGGTGCTCGAAGAGCTCGACAACATCAAGGATCGCCAGAAAGACGTCAGCCGTGATGCCAGGGTTGCCATCCGCGCGCTGGAAGATGTGTTTCGCGATGCCAACCCCGAACAGATAGTGCAGGGGGTGGCGCTGGCGGGCGAGGCGAGCGGTCATATCTCCATCTTCAGCGATCACCATCTGCCTCAGGATGCCGAGGTGTTCACCGACAAGGAGGCGGACAACCGCATCATCAACGCGGCGCTCTACCTGCAAAAGCACGAGATGAAACGCCAGGTGGTGCTGGTGACCAAGGACATCAACATGCGCCTCAAGGCCAAGGGGGCTGGCCTTGCCCATGTGGAGGATTATCGCAGCGACCAGCTGATCGACGACATCCGCCTGCTGGCCAAGGGCTTCCAGGTGGTGCCCGGCAGCTTCTGGGAGCGGGTGGGCGAGTGCGACAGCGAGACCCATGGTCGCGACACAGTCCACGTGATCGACTCGAATCTGCTGGAGGGGGTGCACGTCAACCAGTACCTGCTGGACGAGGAGAACTTCTTCGCAGCCAGGGTGCTGAGCCACGATGGCAACAAGATCCGTCTCAAGGATCTGGGCCGCGAGCGGCTGATGTCCCGCAAGGCCTGGGGGGTGCACCCCAAGAACATCTATCAGGGCATGGCGCTCGATGCCCTGCTGGATCCGCATATTGAACTGGTGATCCTGACCGGCCCGGCGGGCTGCGGCAAGACCTTGCTGGCCATGGCGGCAGCCCTGGAGCTGGTGATCGAGAAGGGGATCTACGAGAAGGTGATCGTCACCCGCAACACCCCGGAAATTGCCGAGAGCATCGGCTTCCTGCCCGGCACCGAGGAGGAGAAGATGATGCCCTGGCTGGCGGCGGTGACCGACACCCTGGAGGTGCTGCACAAGCAGGACGAGAACATGAGCGGGTCCCTGAGCTACATCATGGAGAAGGCCAACATCCAGTTCAAATCCGTCAACTTCATGCGTGGGCGCAGCATCCAGAACACCTTCGTTCTGCTGGACGAGTGCCAGAACCTGACCGCCTCCCAGATCAAGACCATCATCACCCGCTGCGGTGAGGGGACCAAGATCGTCTGCTCCGGCAACCTGGCCCAGATCGACTCCAACTACCTGAGCCCGGTGACCTCGGGTCTGACCTACATAGTCGAGCGTTTCAAGGACTTCGACGGCAGTGCCAACATCTTCCTGAACGGGGTGGTGCGCAGCCGGCTGGCTTCGTTTGCCGAGGAAAATCTCTGA
- a CDS encoding DUF6776 family protein, with product MSQIVKVLVVLAVGACIGYFIGNRQELAQSSLLTVQQETLERQSKAIGQLKTDLGVKDTLLATQKAAFEQLQKTLKDQEAQVQEQKRQLAFFERIMRPTGDQVGVTIDNLTLQETSVPGRYHYRLALTQPAKKRELFRGQVQIRVEGSLADKPRILSGRELGMKIGEGRYALRYFQLLEGNWQLPTGFVPDRVRIIIAKEGRQPAQELVAEWSEVLKPLVAQPAPLPVVQ from the coding sequence ATGTCCCAAATCGTGAAGGTATTGGTGGTGCTGGCGGTGGGGGCCTGTATCGGCTATTTCATCGGGAATCGGCAAGAGCTGGCCCAGAGCAGTCTGCTGACGGTACAGCAAGAGACCCTGGAGCGGCAGAGCAAGGCCATCGGTCAGCTCAAGACGGATCTGGGGGTCAAGGATACCTTGCTGGCGACCCAGAAGGCGGCCTTCGAACAGTTGCAGAAGACCCTCAAGGATCAGGAAGCCCAGGTACAGGAGCAGAAGCGGCAGCTGGCCTTCTTCGAGCGGATCATGCGCCCTACCGGTGATCAGGTGGGGGTGACCATCGACAACCTGACCCTGCAGGAAACCAGCGTGCCGGGTCGCTATCACTATCGTCTTGCCCTGACCCAGCCCGCCAAGAAGCGGGAGCTGTTCCGGGGTCAGGTTCAAATCAGGGTCGAAGGCAGTCTGGCAGACAAGCCCAGGATCCTCAGCGGGCGTGAGCTTGGCATGAAGATCGGGGAGGGGCGCTATGCGTTGCGCTACTTCCAGCTGTTGGAAGGAAACTGGCAACTGCCGACAGGCTTTGTGCCGGATCGGGTGCGGATCATCATCGCAAAGGAGGGTCGTCAGCCGGCCCAGGAGTTGGTTGCAGAGTGGAGCGAGGTGCTCAAGCCTCTGGTGGCTCAACCAGCCCCCTTGCCCGTGGTGCAGTAA
- a CDS encoding pullulanase — MFKRTVTMMLAAGTLVLGGCASNGGAEQAADNSDFGGKSIYLRGEMNDWMATDESKVVKVADKLYMAKGTLKKEWAPYKFKFADSGWSCGTNFGYKSPSDGVAVLGGEPVPVNPCSKYEDMKFSPDADGVYEFYLNMAGETPSVYVKKP, encoded by the coding sequence ATGTTCAAAAGAACAGTAACGATGATGCTGGCGGCGGGAACCCTGGTATTAGGCGGTTGCGCATCCAATGGCGGTGCAGAGCAGGCGGCAGACAACAGCGACTTCGGTGGCAAGTCCATCTACCTGCGCGGGGAGATGAACGACTGGATGGCGACCGATGAGAGCAAGGTGGTCAAGGTGGCCGACAAGCTCTATATGGCCAAGGGGACGCTCAAGAAAGAGTGGGCTCCCTACAAGTTCAAGTTCGCCGACTCCGGCTGGAGCTGTGGCACCAACTTTGGCTACAAGAGCCCGAGTGACGGCGTCGCCGTACTGGGCGGAGAGCCTGTGCCGGTCAACCCCTGCTCCAAGTATGAGGACATGAAATTCTCGCCGGATGCCGACGGCGTCTACGAGTTCTATCTGAATATGGCGGGTGAGACGCCAAGCGTGTACGTCAAGAAACCCTGA
- a CDS encoding NrdJb translates to MVKKIDRKIVAYKVKTRDEPQEAPAPQDDVVHMHETVLRPERLMGTTYKLKTPEHVSEHSLFITINDIILNEGTVHETRRPFEIFINSKSLEHYQWIVALTRIISAVFRKGGDVTFLVEELRSVFDPKGGYWNKGKYVPSLIAEIGNVIETHLTEIGMLKATGLDEHQQAFLAEKQAQMQAEQQVDAEQSGSGFPASAVLCYKCHTKALVQKDGCMTCLNCGDSKCG, encoded by the coding sequence ATGGTCAAGAAGATCGACAGGAAAATCGTCGCCTACAAGGTGAAAACCCGGGATGAGCCGCAGGAAGCGCCGGCCCCCCAGGATGACGTGGTGCACATGCACGAGACGGTGCTGCGTCCGGAGCGGCTGATGGGCACCACCTACAAGCTGAAGACGCCGGAGCATGTCTCCGAACACTCGCTGTTCATCACCATCAACGACATCATTCTCAACGAGGGCACAGTCCACGAGACGCGCCGTCCGTTCGAGATCTTCATCAACTCCAAGAGTCTGGAACACTACCAGTGGATAGTGGCGCTGACCCGCATCATCTCCGCGGTGTTTCGCAAGGGCGGGGATGTCACCTTCCTGGTGGAGGAGCTGAGATCCGTGTTCGACCCCAAGGGTGGCTACTGGAACAAGGGCAAGTATGTGCCGTCGCTCATCGCCGAAATTGGCAACGTGATCGAGACCCATCTCACCGAGATAGGCATGCTCAAAGCCACCGGACTGGATGAGCACCAGCAGGCGTTTCTGGCCGAGAAGCAGGCACAGATGCAGGCCGAACAGCAGGTTGACGCCGAGCAGTCAGGCAGTGGCTTCCCGGCCAGTGCGGTGCTCTGCTACAAGTGCCACACCAAGGCGCTGGTGCAGAAGGATGGCTGCATGACCTGCCTCAACTGCGGCGATTCCAAGTGCGGCTGA